A genomic segment from Paralichthys olivaceus isolate ysfri-2021 chromosome 22, ASM2471397v2, whole genome shotgun sequence encodes:
- the dctn1a gene encoding dynactin subunit 1 isoform X9, producing the protein MALNRRHSYTPRLTSALISKMSSAGIVESGKPPKIGSTVEVTGKGQRGTVAYIGATLFASGKWVGVILDEPKGKNDGTVQGKRYFTCEENHGIFVRQSQLQVVEEGSSATSPDTPEFALAKILRQKEIPETPKTSKQTPMNVKKSTTRRSAKTSRESLSSSLSGDVSEVGLTSHQGALGAPIVPQPSGSPAPVAAPVPATPSKAEPPISKQEEESLRGQVKDLEEKLETLKMKRTEDKAKLKELEKHKIQLEQLQEWKIKMQEQQTDLQKQLKEVKKEARDAQESKDRYMEEMSDTADAIEMATLDKEMAEERAESLQVEVDSLKEKVDELSMDLEILRHEISEKGSDGAASSYHVKQLEEQNSRLKEALVRMRDLSASEKQEHVKLQKQMEKKNTELDTLRTQKEKLQEEVKLAEATIDELKEQVDAALGSEEMVETLTERNLDLEEKVRELRETVTDLEAINEMNDELQENARETEMELREQLDMGGAKVREAEKRVEAAQETVADYQQTISKYRDLTTRLQDANRDLISQQNANAEQVQQPPAELFDFKIKFAETKAYAKAIEMELRKMEVAQLNRQVSLLTSFMPDSFLRHGGDHDCILVLLLIPRLICKAELLSKQAQEKFDLNGNLVPGAGLRGPPGEQRSFASGLVYSLCLLQATLHKYEQALNTCNIEVFKRMGTLYSEMNFHERSLDYFIDLLHKDQLDETVQVEPLTKAIKYYQQLYSVHLADHTEDCTVQLADHIKFIQTALDSMGVEVARLRAFLAAGQESSGLAVLLKDLDTSCSDIRQFCKKIRRRMPGTDVVGVPAALNFGPEVSETLTECRRQLTRAVAVLQEVAAAGAQMVAPLAEQEGLNALKLEDIACNVVDQVYGSHGLSGPECLRQSCSSVIATMNKMATAMQEGEYDADKPQGKTPPVETRAATVRAEMTDAEGLGVKLEDRDTVIKEVKKSLKIKGEELSEANVRLSLLEKKLDTSTKDADERVEKIQTKLSENLALLKKKEKEFEETMDALQADIDQLEAEKAELKQRINNQSKMTIEGLRAPSASGIASIVQGSAGAGLPPSMAGPVQVVDSPLLRQQVEAQRLGIKHLKNENNRLKAEKMRAQLASLPPLCPPKLPQVSKESSMPPGGLNTGIYRRTDQLLATLLKLSAEFKVVDITGKTTVSASSQLLEQTARLQNLSDALDKLKGEVAEHVVTHQRGAKASSDFATFPVSSFVKAKEEKQGNTVLVGRVSIPCIRGHEQVHRLVLSQQQLQQVHSLLMV; encoded by the exons ATGGCTTTAAACAGGCGACATTCCTATACCCCCAGG CTGACCAGCGCACTGATCAGCAAAATGAGCAGTGCAGGAATAGTGGAGAGTGGTAAACCTCCAAAG ATTGGCTCTACAGTAGAGGTGACAGGGAAGGGTCAGCGCGGCACTGTCGCCTACATCGGCGCCACCCTCTTTGCCTCTGGGAAATGGGTGGGTGTTATACTTGATGAGCCAAAAGGCAAGAATGATGGCACCGTGCAGGGGAAACGCTACTTCACCTGTGAGGAAAATCATGGGATATTTGTCAGACAGTCGCAG CTTCAGGTGGTGGAAGAGGGCTCCAGTGCCACCTCACCAGATACTCCTGAGTTTGCTCTTGCCAAGATTCTCAGACAAAAAG AAATTCCAGAGACTCCAAAAACATCCAAACAG ACACCAATGAATGTTAAGAAG tctACTACCCGCCGCTCTGCCAAG ACATCTCGTGAGAGCCTGTCGTCCTCGCTGTCTGGTGATGTCAGTGAAGTTGGACTGACCTCCCATCAGGGTGCACTGGGAGCTCCCATCGTGCCTCAGCCCAGCGGGTCACCTGCGCCAGTCGCAGCCCCAGTCCCTGCTACTCCGAGCAAG GCGGAACCTCCCATTTCCAAACAG GAGGAGGAATCACTGCGAGGTCAGGTCAAAGAcctggaggagaagctggagacgctgaagatgaagaggacagaggacaagGCCAAACTGAAGGAGCTTGAAAAACACAAGATCCAGCTGGAGCAGCTTCAGGAATGGAAGATAAAAATGCAGGAGCAGCAGACTGACCTCCAGAAACAGCTTAAAGAAGTCAAGAag GAAGCCCGCGATGCACAGGAATCCAAGGACCGCTACATGGAGGAGATGTCAGACACGGCCGACGCCATTGAGATGGCAACACTGGACAAAGAAATGGCGGAGGAGCGAGCGGAGTCATTGCAAGTGGAGGTGGACAGTCTGAAAGAGAAAGTAGATGAGCTCTCCATGGACCTGGAGATTCTTAGACATGAGATTTCAGAGAAAG GCTCAGATGGAGCTGCCTCAAGTTACCATGTCAAGCAGCTGGAGGAACAGAACAGCAGACTGAAGGAGGCTCTAGTCAG GATGCGTGACCTGTCTGCCTCAGAGAAACAGGAAcatgtgaagctgcagaagcagatggagaagaagaacacTGAGCTGGACACTCTGAGGACTCAGAAGGAAAAACTGCAGGAAGAAGTCAAGCTGGCAGAGGCCACTATTGATGAACTGAAGGAGCAG GTGGATGCTGCTCTGGGCTCAGAGGAGATGGTTGAGACGCTGACAGAGAGGAACCTTGACTTGGAGGAGAAAGTCAGAGAGCTGAGAGAAACAGTCACTGATCTG GAGGCGATCAACGAGATGAATGATGAGCTCCAGGAGAATGCAAGGGAGACTGAAATGGAGCTGAGAGAGCAGCTCGACATGGGTGGTGCAAAGGTCAGAGAAGCTGAAAAACGAGTGGAGGCTGCTCAGGAGACTGTGGCTGATTACCAGCAGACCATCAGCAAATATAGGGATCTCACTACCAGGTTGCAG GATGCCAATCGGGACCTGATCAGCCAGCAGAATGCCAATGCTGAGCAAGTTCAACAGCCGCCCGCAGAACTGTTTGACTTCAAGATCAAGTTTGCAGAGACCAAGGCCTATGCCAAG GCCATTGAGATGGAGCTGAGGAAAATGGAAGTGGCTCAATTAAACAGACAGGTGTCCCTCCTTACCTCCTTCATGCCAGACTCCTTTCTCCGTCATGGTGGAGATCATGACTGTATTCTGGTCCTTCTTCTCATCCCCAGGCTCATCTGCAAG GCTGAGCTCCTCAGTAAACAAGCCCAGGAGAAGTTTGACTTGAACGGGAACCTGGTGCCGGGGGCAGGGCTCAGAGGACCTCCAGGAGAACAGCGCAGCTTTGCCTCAGGACTGGTGTACTCCCTGTGCTTGCTGCAGGCCACCCTGCACAAATATGAACA GGCTCTGAACACCTGCAACATAGAGGTTTTTAAGCGCATGGGTACACTTTACTCTGAAATGAATTTCCATGAGCGCTCCCTGGATTATTTCATTGACCTGCTGCATAAAGACCAATTGGATGAGACTGTTCAGGTGGAGCCCCTGACCAAGGCCATCAAGTACTACCag caaCTGTACAGTGTCCATCTGGCAGATCACACTGAGGACTGCACAGTGCAGCTGGCTGACCACATCAAG TTTATCCAGACCGCATTGGACTCCATGGGAGTGGAGGTGGCTCGTCTGCGGGCGTTCCTGGCTGCAGGTCAGGAAAGCTCTGGCCTTGCTGTGCTTCTGAAGGACCTGGACACTTCGTGTTCGGATATCAGACAATTCTGTAAGAAGATCCGCCGTCGCATGCCTGGAACAGATGTGGTTGGAGTACCTGCTGCTCTCAATTTTGGACCAGAG GTGTCAGAGACGCTGACAGAGTGTAGGCGCCAGCTGACCCGTGCGGTGGCCGTGCTGCAGGAGGTGGCTGCAGCTGGGGCTCAGATGGTTGCTCCGCTGGCAGAACAAGAGGGTCTCAACGCTCTCAAGCTGGAGGATATTGCCTGCAACGTTGTGGATCAG GTGTATGGCTCCCATGGCCTGAGTGGCCCAGAGTGTCTGCGtcaatcctgcagctctgtcatTGCTACCATGAACAAGATGGCTACAGCCATGCAGGAAGGAGAGTATGATGCTGACAAACCTCAGGGCAAG ACTCCTCCTGTGGAAACGAGAGCTGCCACCGTCAGGGCTGAGATGACTGATGCTGAGGGTCTAGGTGTTAAACtagaagacagagacacagtcatCAAGGAGGTCAAGAAGTCTCTTAAGATCAAG GGTGAGGAGCTGAGTGAGGCCAACGTCCGCCTGAGCCTGCTAGAGAAAAAGCTGGACACCTCCACCAAAGATGCAGATGAACGGGTGGAGAAGATCCAGACCAAACTCAGCGAGAATCTCGCCCTgctgaagaagaaagagaa GGAGTTTGAGGAGACAATGGATGCTCTGCAGGCTGATATCGACCAGCTGGAGGCAGAGAAGGCAGAGCTGAAACAACGCATCAATAACCAATCAAAGATGACCATCGAAGGCCTAAGAGCCCCGTCTGCCTCTGGTATAGCCTCCATTGTTCAAGGATCTGCAGGAG CAGGGCTGCCTCCATCCATGGCGGGGCCAGTGCAGGTGGTGGACTCTCCCCTCCTCCGGCAGCAGGTCGAGGCTCAGAGACTGGGCATCAAACACCTcaagaatgaaaacaacagactCAAG GCTGAGAAGATGAGAGCCCAGCTGGCCTCCCTGCCTCCACTCTGCCCCCCCAAACTGCCACAAGTGTCCAAAGAAAGCTCCATGCCTCCAGGGGGACTGAACACAGGCATCTATCGCAGGACTGACCAACTGCTGGCGACACTGCTCAAGCTGAGTGCAGAGTTTAAAGTGGTGGACATCACTGGGAAGACAACAG TTAGTGCCAGTTCCCAGCTGCTGGAGCAGACGGCTCGACTGCAGAACCTCAGTGATGCTCTGGACAAACTCAAG GGAGAAGTAGCTGAACATGTGGTCACGCATCAGCGTGGAGCCAAGGCTTCCTCTGACTTCGCCACATTCCCAGTGTCGTCCTTTGTTAAG GCCAAGGAAGAAAAGCAGGGGAATACGGTGCTTGTGGGTCGTGTTTCCATTCCATGCATCCGCGGACACGAACAAGTCCACCGCCTCGTCCTATCCCAGCAGCAGCTACAGCAAGTACACAGCCTCCTGATGGTGTAG
- the dctn1a gene encoding dynactin subunit 1 isoform X15 codes for MALNRRHSYTPRLTSALISKMSSAGIVESGKPPKIGSTVEVTGKGQRGTVAYIGATLFASGKWVGVILDEPKGKNDGTVQGKRYFTCEENHGIFVRQSQLQVVEEGSSATSPDTPEFALAKILRQKEIPETPKTSKQSTTRRSAKTSRESLSSSLSGDVSEVGLTSHQGALGAPIVPQPSGSPAPVAAPVPATPSKEEESLRGQVKDLEEKLETLKMKRTEDKAKLKELEKHKIQLEQLQEWKIKMQEQQTDLQKQLKEVKKEARDAQESKDRYMEEMSDTADAIEMATLDKEMAEERAESLQVEVDSLKEKVDELSMDLEILRHEISEKGSDGAASSYHVKQLEEQNSRLKEALVRMRDLSASEKQEHVKLQKQMEKKNTELDTLRTQKEKLQEEVKLAEATIDELKEQVDAALGSEEMVETLTERNLDLEEKVRELRETVTDLEAINEMNDELQENARETEMELREQLDMGGAKVREAEKRVEAAQETVADYQQTISKYRDLTTRLQDANRDLISQQNANAEQVQQPPAELFDFKIKFAETKAYAKAIEMELRKMEVAQLNRQVSLLTSFMPDSFLRHGGDHDCILVLLLIPRLICKAELLSKQAQEKFDLNGNLVPGAGLRGPPGEQRSFASGLVYSLCLLQATLHKYEQALNTCNIEVFKRMGTLYSEMNFHERSLDYFIDLLHKDQLDETVQVEPLTKAIKYYQQLYSVHLADHTEDCTVQLADHIKFIQTALDSMGVEVARLRAFLAAGQESSGLAVLLKDLDTSCSDIRQFCKKIRRRMPGTDVVGVPAALNFGPEVSETLTECRRQLTRAVAVLQEVAAAGAQMVAPLAEQEGLNALKLEDIACNVVDQVYGSHGLSGPECLRQSCSSVIATMNKMATAMQEGEYDADKPQGKTPPVETRAATVRAEMTDAEGLGVKLEDRDTVIKEVKKSLKIKGEELSEANVRLSLLEKKLDTSTKDADERVEKIQTKLSENLALLKKKEKEFEETMDALQADIDQLEAEKAELKQRINNQSKMTIEGLRAPSASGIASIVQGSAGGLPPSMAGPVQVVDSPLLRQQVEAQRLGIKHLKNENNRLKAEKMRAQLASLPPLCPPKLPQVSKESSMPPGGLNTGIYRRTDQLLATLLKLSAEFKVVDITGKTTVSASSQLLEQTARLQNLSDALDKLKGEVAEHVVTHQRGAKASSDFATFPVSSFVKAKEEKQGNTVLVGRVSIPCIRGHEQVHRLVLSQQQLQQVHSLLMV; via the exons ATGGCTTTAAACAGGCGACATTCCTATACCCCCAGG CTGACCAGCGCACTGATCAGCAAAATGAGCAGTGCAGGAATAGTGGAGAGTGGTAAACCTCCAAAG ATTGGCTCTACAGTAGAGGTGACAGGGAAGGGTCAGCGCGGCACTGTCGCCTACATCGGCGCCACCCTCTTTGCCTCTGGGAAATGGGTGGGTGTTATACTTGATGAGCCAAAAGGCAAGAATGATGGCACCGTGCAGGGGAAACGCTACTTCACCTGTGAGGAAAATCATGGGATATTTGTCAGACAGTCGCAG CTTCAGGTGGTGGAAGAGGGCTCCAGTGCCACCTCACCAGATACTCCTGAGTTTGCTCTTGCCAAGATTCTCAGACAAAAAG AAATTCCAGAGACTCCAAAAACATCCAAACAG tctACTACCCGCCGCTCTGCCAAG ACATCTCGTGAGAGCCTGTCGTCCTCGCTGTCTGGTGATGTCAGTGAAGTTGGACTGACCTCCCATCAGGGTGCACTGGGAGCTCCCATCGTGCCTCAGCCCAGCGGGTCACCTGCGCCAGTCGCAGCCCCAGTCCCTGCTACTCCGAGCAAG GAGGAGGAATCACTGCGAGGTCAGGTCAAAGAcctggaggagaagctggagacgctgaagatgaagaggacagaggacaagGCCAAACTGAAGGAGCTTGAAAAACACAAGATCCAGCTGGAGCAGCTTCAGGAATGGAAGATAAAAATGCAGGAGCAGCAGACTGACCTCCAGAAACAGCTTAAAGAAGTCAAGAag GAAGCCCGCGATGCACAGGAATCCAAGGACCGCTACATGGAGGAGATGTCAGACACGGCCGACGCCATTGAGATGGCAACACTGGACAAAGAAATGGCGGAGGAGCGAGCGGAGTCATTGCAAGTGGAGGTGGACAGTCTGAAAGAGAAAGTAGATGAGCTCTCCATGGACCTGGAGATTCTTAGACATGAGATTTCAGAGAAAG GCTCAGATGGAGCTGCCTCAAGTTACCATGTCAAGCAGCTGGAGGAACAGAACAGCAGACTGAAGGAGGCTCTAGTCAG GATGCGTGACCTGTCTGCCTCAGAGAAACAGGAAcatgtgaagctgcagaagcagatggagaagaagaacacTGAGCTGGACACTCTGAGGACTCAGAAGGAAAAACTGCAGGAAGAAGTCAAGCTGGCAGAGGCCACTATTGATGAACTGAAGGAGCAG GTGGATGCTGCTCTGGGCTCAGAGGAGATGGTTGAGACGCTGACAGAGAGGAACCTTGACTTGGAGGAGAAAGTCAGAGAGCTGAGAGAAACAGTCACTGATCTG GAGGCGATCAACGAGATGAATGATGAGCTCCAGGAGAATGCAAGGGAGACTGAAATGGAGCTGAGAGAGCAGCTCGACATGGGTGGTGCAAAGGTCAGAGAAGCTGAAAAACGAGTGGAGGCTGCTCAGGAGACTGTGGCTGATTACCAGCAGACCATCAGCAAATATAGGGATCTCACTACCAGGTTGCAG GATGCCAATCGGGACCTGATCAGCCAGCAGAATGCCAATGCTGAGCAAGTTCAACAGCCGCCCGCAGAACTGTTTGACTTCAAGATCAAGTTTGCAGAGACCAAGGCCTATGCCAAG GCCATTGAGATGGAGCTGAGGAAAATGGAAGTGGCTCAATTAAACAGACAGGTGTCCCTCCTTACCTCCTTCATGCCAGACTCCTTTCTCCGTCATGGTGGAGATCATGACTGTATTCTGGTCCTTCTTCTCATCCCCAGGCTCATCTGCAAG GCTGAGCTCCTCAGTAAACAAGCCCAGGAGAAGTTTGACTTGAACGGGAACCTGGTGCCGGGGGCAGGGCTCAGAGGACCTCCAGGAGAACAGCGCAGCTTTGCCTCAGGACTGGTGTACTCCCTGTGCTTGCTGCAGGCCACCCTGCACAAATATGAACA GGCTCTGAACACCTGCAACATAGAGGTTTTTAAGCGCATGGGTACACTTTACTCTGAAATGAATTTCCATGAGCGCTCCCTGGATTATTTCATTGACCTGCTGCATAAAGACCAATTGGATGAGACTGTTCAGGTGGAGCCCCTGACCAAGGCCATCAAGTACTACCag caaCTGTACAGTGTCCATCTGGCAGATCACACTGAGGACTGCACAGTGCAGCTGGCTGACCACATCAAG TTTATCCAGACCGCATTGGACTCCATGGGAGTGGAGGTGGCTCGTCTGCGGGCGTTCCTGGCTGCAGGTCAGGAAAGCTCTGGCCTTGCTGTGCTTCTGAAGGACCTGGACACTTCGTGTTCGGATATCAGACAATTCTGTAAGAAGATCCGCCGTCGCATGCCTGGAACAGATGTGGTTGGAGTACCTGCTGCTCTCAATTTTGGACCAGAG GTGTCAGAGACGCTGACAGAGTGTAGGCGCCAGCTGACCCGTGCGGTGGCCGTGCTGCAGGAGGTGGCTGCAGCTGGGGCTCAGATGGTTGCTCCGCTGGCAGAACAAGAGGGTCTCAACGCTCTCAAGCTGGAGGATATTGCCTGCAACGTTGTGGATCAG GTGTATGGCTCCCATGGCCTGAGTGGCCCAGAGTGTCTGCGtcaatcctgcagctctgtcatTGCTACCATGAACAAGATGGCTACAGCCATGCAGGAAGGAGAGTATGATGCTGACAAACCTCAGGGCAAG ACTCCTCCTGTGGAAACGAGAGCTGCCACCGTCAGGGCTGAGATGACTGATGCTGAGGGTCTAGGTGTTAAACtagaagacagagacacagtcatCAAGGAGGTCAAGAAGTCTCTTAAGATCAAG GGTGAGGAGCTGAGTGAGGCCAACGTCCGCCTGAGCCTGCTAGAGAAAAAGCTGGACACCTCCACCAAAGATGCAGATGAACGGGTGGAGAAGATCCAGACCAAACTCAGCGAGAATCTCGCCCTgctgaagaagaaagagaa GGAGTTTGAGGAGACAATGGATGCTCTGCAGGCTGATATCGACCAGCTGGAGGCAGAGAAGGCAGAGCTGAAACAACGCATCAATAACCAATCAAAGATGACCATCGAAGGCCTAAGAGCCCCGTCTGCCTCTGGTATAGCCTCCATTGTTCAAGGATCTGCAGGAG GGCTGCCTCCATCCATGGCGGGGCCAGTGCAGGTGGTGGACTCTCCCCTCCTCCGGCAGCAGGTCGAGGCTCAGAGACTGGGCATCAAACACCTcaagaatgaaaacaacagactCAAG GCTGAGAAGATGAGAGCCCAGCTGGCCTCCCTGCCTCCACTCTGCCCCCCCAAACTGCCACAAGTGTCCAAAGAAAGCTCCATGCCTCCAGGGGGACTGAACACAGGCATCTATCGCAGGACTGACCAACTGCTGGCGACACTGCTCAAGCTGAGTGCAGAGTTTAAAGTGGTGGACATCACTGGGAAGACAACAG TTAGTGCCAGTTCCCAGCTGCTGGAGCAGACGGCTCGACTGCAGAACCTCAGTGATGCTCTGGACAAACTCAAG GGAGAAGTAGCTGAACATGTGGTCACGCATCAGCGTGGAGCCAAGGCTTCCTCTGACTTCGCCACATTCCCAGTGTCGTCCTTTGTTAAG GCCAAGGAAGAAAAGCAGGGGAATACGGTGCTTGTGGGTCGTGTTTCCATTCCATGCATCCGCGGACACGAACAAGTCCACCGCCTCGTCCTATCCCAGCAGCAGCTACAGCAAGTACACAGCCTCCTGATGGTGTAG